A stretch of DNA from Lotus japonicus ecotype B-129 chromosome 4, LjGifu_v1.2:
taaatatgtgttttattattattattattttaatttttaattaggGTAACCAAATGCAAATGTGCTCATACTTTACTTTAGAAAGCTCTAATTCTAATTCTAATATACAATTAGAAAGCCCTAATTCTAATTTCACTTTAAATCCAAAAATATCCAACACTTCTTAACTCCACATTGAAGCTCCCACTCGCAACACTTGGCGTTCACCTTGCCATCGCCGTCCGTCGCGGTTGCTCCCGGCAACGGTTTTCCCTTCCATCACCGCCGATTCCCGCTCAGGTGATACAACTTCGCCTCTCTCAGATTCACTCACACATCACTTCAATTTTGCTTTCATCACTAACCCTTTTTTTTCCATTAAATTCAATTGGGATAACAAAAAACCCtaacttttttcatttttccctCTGCAGCGTTCTTGGGAAAATTACCCGTTGAATTTTCATGGCTAGCAATCCGTCACAGCTTCTCCCATCAGGTATTTGATTCATTATTTTTTGTTGGGTAATTTAATATATTGAGCATTGAACTGTGTTTGAGAGGGTTTAGCATTTGTGGTGGAAATTTGCAGAGTTGATTGATAGATGCATTGGTTCAAAAATATGGGTGATTATGAAAGGTGATAAGGAGCTTGTTGGTACTCTCAGAGGCTTTGATGTTTATGTTAACATGGTCCTTGAAGATGTTACTGAATAGTAAGATCTTGCACTTCCACATATGAAGTTTATTTTATTCATCAATCTTCCTGATTTTTCTGTTATTGgagttttttgttgttgtaattTTTCAAGTTTCTGTATCAAAGATGTGCTTGCTAGGAAGGATAATTATAAAATGGAACTGAATAGGACCAGTCAGTTACTCAATAGGAAACTCCTCTAGAATGCTGGAACTTTAAGGGATAGAATTGTTTTATGCATGAATGTCCCCATCTTTTTTAAATATCCTTTTTTGGATTGTTTGGTGTCAGTGATTTACAGTTCTGTTTTTTCCCAAGCCTTTTTGAAAGTGTTTATATTACTTCTTTGAATTGGTGTGTGTGATGTTAGAGAAATAAAGTTACTGATTCAAAAATTCTTGTATCTTCAAAATAGTTTTGAGAATTTTATCATTATGAAGTTTCCTGGAAATATGAAGGCTTTCAAATTATCATTGATTTCACACAATATTTCCTGTTACTTGATGGTAGTAAGTGTTGTACTTAGTTATTTTGATTGTCCCTGTTTTTCTTCTCCGTATTtcctttatttttatattgagGATTAGGGTTTTGGCTTGGAATTTTTACCAACGTTTGAGATTTTGCATTCCATGTTTCCTTGCTTTACAAATATAGTTATTGTTCCCTTGTCCAAGAGCAAAGGGTCATAGAACTACTTTTTTGAAGCTTGTCATCCTTTTTTTCGTTTTTACATCGCTCTGAGGCTATAATCCATCCAAAGTAGATTTTTTATACACTTTGGTTACTCTTATACTGATTAGTTTTAGGGGCTTTAGCAGAAGCTTAAATGAAATTGTACTTACTGAAGACGACCTTATTTTCCATGGCTTTTGTGTCTGCATGATTTCGCTTTCCATTCTCTCTCTGATTGGAATGTTTATGTGTGCATGCACATGGGGATGCCTTGGGTTCATAATAAACTAATTTGGTTTATTGCTTTTATGTTCATACAACAGTGAAATAACTGCTGAAGGGAGACGGATAACTAAGCTTGATCAGATTTTACTCAACGGAAACAACATTGCTATTGTAAGTCTCAAAttctcaatttatttttccatttgCCTAAAACTTATGTAGGATTAGTAAATTATTTCATTTGGCGAATTTAGATTTCACATATGAATCATTGATTATATGCATGTTTTATATTCATGTGATGCAGTTGGTCCCTGGTGGTTCGCCTGATCCAGAATGAATAGTGCTGCTTGGTTACCTATATTTTTAACTCAGATGTTGCTCTAGGCACATACTTCCTGTACTttaaagaggattgtgaagccagttaggttttattttcttaagttTGTTGTGAGGGATACATCATACATGGTTATAGTGTGTAAGGTACCATTAAAACTTAATCATGGTGTTGAATTGTGGATCGCTCAGTGTAACAAGCATTGCTACTGATTTAACAATTAATTCTGCGCTTTTATATTCCTACTTCTACTTCCATTACTATAAATTTTCACTTCGGTGTCTTGATTTGGGATAGACCTAATTCTATCTGAAAGCTAGCTCAGGTGTTAGAATTGCCTTACTTTATAATGACTAGTTTTACTATATTTCTAGTTAATGCGAGACATCAAAACACTCCCCTCACGCTGAAGGCTAGATATTTAGAGCGTGCAATTTGTTAGAATTGACATTTGCGGATGACAGATTGAATTCTCCTCCACAAAGCTACTACATCGATGACCCTCTTAGAGGAGTGGATACTTGACCAGTATAACTCAGTCTCTATAGCTCCTTGGAGCAGTAGAAATGCGCGGATGAGGGAAGTATTTCCCTTTTGCCAAATTGTTTATCAGAATGGACTAGTCTCCACCACTGGTTTGCTAAAATTGTGTTGGAATCTTTGAAAGTTGTGAATCCAATGCTCTTTCTATTTTTGGCTTTACTTGATTTTCCAAGCTTACTAGTGCAATTTTTCTACATTTCCTCCCCAGTAGAATGTTAATTAGGCCCCCTATTTAGCCACAGAGATAGGAGCTGTGTCACTGATTTGATTAGAACCTCTATAGGGAGCCTTCTTCTTTGACCCCTTGAGCTTTTTCCAGACTCAATCTCATATAAAAGGAAAAACTTAGATTTAGAAAGTGCTTGAAGAAAGTAAGTGATGTGTATGTTTTCATCTATCATGTAAATGTTAGCCATCCAAAACCAACGATAAGAGCAAGAATCAAAACCTTTAGATAAAGGTCAGCAACAATCTGATCTTGACTTGATTTGTAAGAATCAAACAATCTGATCTAAGGTTTCTTTATCCTCTACCCCTAACTATTGAATTATTTATCTAATTTCCTATCATTAATGCTTTTACGATTCTTATCCACACATTTACAAACCACTTAAAGAGAACTTTACCATCTTTCTTATAAGTATTACCCAAACAATGTCTAAACTTTTCTTCCTAACCTTATCTTGTGGGGTTACTTAAATTCTCTTTTCTGCAAAacatgtcattttttttttgtttattctgTATCATCTATGACTTCTATTTTCGTATATTATTCAAAATCTTATTATGTGGTAAAATTTGTTTCCTAAGTAATATATCACATTACTTTATCTCATAAAATGTATGGATAACTTTTCACATGAATATTTCTCAACAAAAAAATTTCTCTCGGACACACTTAAATTAAAGTTATTTTCTTTAACATAAAGTTTAACCAGAATTAATTTTACAAACTCTAATTTAAACACACATTGAAGAAGTAGCATAGTGAGTAACATAAACCTAATAAAACATGTTAGTCACCTAGATATATCAAGCTTGCATGCACTTCTGAATACTACATCAACAGGTCCAAGGGATGAAGTATACTGAGAAAAGGGCtaacattttcttttgtttgataTTTGATTACAATTCATTATACATTCTAAGAATAGAGCTACATTACAATGCTTTACACGTATGACTTTTGTATACTATTCaagagatgaaaaaaaaaagaaaaaaaaatgtttatacaTTCTTGCAAGGCATGGCTGAGTTGAAATATCACCTAGGATTCGTCAACGTATGAGAAAGGTTGCTTCTATGATCAACCTGAAGAATACTATCAAATAAGGAAGGAGTGACTGGGCGATGATGCATGGGAACTAATCCAGCAGCCCAATTTCAGCAGCAATGTCATATTCACAATGTTCTATCTATTCATTCACAATCATGATAGTGTGCTCAGTCAAATCAAATCATGCTAACTGAACATTAAATCTGAGCTCTCTTCTCTGTGTAGGAAACTAACAAAATTGAATGGATAGCACGGAAAAGCCTCCATTGGATCAATTAAGCTTGTTTTAGAGCCCTTGCTCTAGAGGTAGCCCTTAAGTAGAGCTCCACATATTGTGCAGCTGAAGACTCCCAACTGAAATCTATGTTCATGTCCTTCTGTACAAGTTGCTTCCAACTTTCAGGATTGTTCATATAGAGGTCAAGTGCACGGACCAAAGCATCACTTAATCCCTATTATAATAGTGTCATTAGAGTTGAGCATAACAATGAAGGATCGACATAAAGTTATGTTTCTTGACTGGATGAGAATGTAGCCAGGTGAGGAATGCAGGGTTAGACGTAAAGCAGGTGAAGTAAAATCAATGGTGACATGTTTTTGCAAAACTGACTATATCCTAGAGAAAGAGACATTATCTGTGATGCAGGACTACAATAACATGCGATATCTTGAGATTTACTGCTTACCTCCTCATTGGCATTCAAAAATGTGAATCCATTCCGAAACTGTGAAGGTattgcatcatcatcaacatcgaAAACGCTACAAAATTCGCCAGACTTTGGTTATTCTTTGAAAAACAGGAATTATACTTTCATGTCAATATGTCATATCATGCATGCTATGCTCACCTGTCATTTAGGCCACCGGTTTTTCTGACAATGGGTATTGCACCATATCTCATTGCTATCATCTGTAGAAATGATATTAGGAAACTATGAAAAGGCGAAAAAGAAGTGCGAACAGAGAGAGAATAGTGAAAATTCAATAGCTATTACCTATAAGGTCTAAAGTCTAAACATAATAACATAATTATGTTAAACAAAATGTcatcagcaaaaaaaaaactaagctaTTCATGAGGACACCAAAGGAGTAGGATCATGTAATTTGTGCATAACCTTCTGTTTCAGTTCATAAGCAAGCATATTTAACATATTTACAGACTTAGTTGAATATAGATATGAAGCACAGATATTTCAAATGTTCAACATGAGTGTCAAATACTCCTTATATACCATCAGATATTTTGTTGCTTGCATCTATCTTTTTTAAGACTTTCAAATTGTCGTGTAGTTAGTGCCAGTTCATGTAAAATATCCTATTTTGATAATGTAGTATTTTTATTAGTGTCTTGTAATGATTGATACTGAAACAACTACTCCTTTCATTAAAATGTTGAAACAAACTTTTACCACGAAGATACATGTACCATGGAAAGAATGCAGCATAGATTTTTTTAATCATAGCATTTTACAGCAAGTAATTTTCGACAGTGTTTCTTATATTTGAATTCATTTAACAGATCTTTTGACCTTTACCTGCGTTAGGCCACAAGGTTCGAAGATTGATGGAATGATGAACATGTCAGATGCTGCGTAAATGGCATGGGAGAGAGATTCATCATACTTCAAAATCAACCTTATGTGATCATGGTTCTGAAAGTGGTTGGCAATGCCCTCAAATTCTCTCTATAGAAAAGAAAACTGGCAATCAGTTGATAGAAAATAGGAGAATGATTTGgcatacaaaagaaaaataaaatttcaacctTCATACTCTACtttcaaaatattaaaaaaaaattctaaacaGTCCTCCCTTTTACATAGCTATCTGGCACCTACATTAATTTACAATGGCAGTTAAGAGTATTAAAGCAACAAAAATAACAGCCACCAAGTTCAGGTATCTTCATGATTTCCCATACTAGTCTTTATTGTTTTGCTACAATGATAATACAAAGGTATGAATCTATATGAAGTTGCAAACTGTATCAAGACCATAGCAATACCCTAATTCTAGTTACTAAAGGAAATTCTTGATTGATACAACTTAATTTGCACTTGCAAGGTAGCTTTTAAGTACATGCAAGAAGAATGGTAAAAAGTACTACATTTGGAAGCCAAAACAATCAGAACGATGAACAAAAAGTCTCCCCGTCTTTTCCTTTCCTTCTGCAACAGGGTGAATACTGGGATACTCTGTGATTATTATATTTCACCGAATCATGTGCATATGTAACATAACACACAcaacatatacatatatatgtaGATACATATTTCTGAGAATGAATTGCGCCTATATTCTATGGTGATGTGACATTGTATTGACTTTCTTCTTATTCTCAACTATTTAAGCAGTCTCCATTCTAAAATAACAGAGTACCTCAAAATTTCAGCTGCAAGGACAGAAAATATGACCTGAATATGTGACACAGGACTTGAACCAAGTAGAACAAATTGTCCTCCCATCTCCAGTGTTAGATATATCGCATGTCTAATAAGATGAACACCTTTCTGAGGAACCAATCTTGTAATGCAGCCAACCTATCACAAGAGAATAGAAAGATCCAATTATTAACGCATCCCGAACACTCATTTCATAGAATGTCatgaattattaattaataaatgagTAGTAGATAAGGGAGCATTGGAAAATATGTAAATAATGCAAGTAGGCTAACCAGTACTTGTAATTATGGTAGTTAAGATATTTgtgatttttgtaattaatacaTTATTCTATTTTAACTACAAAACTATGCCAAGCACGAGTCTTTGAGCGTGTATGACGTATATAACGTGTAATTCAAACTAAGATTTAACTCAATGTGAAAGACAGTGTTGAACAATGGATTTTTAGTTTTGTACAGAAAATAATATATTGATTGATGACCCCAAATTTCCGTTGGATCAAGCTATTATTATCCAGAAAGCATCCAAATGTGGTATCTATaggggaaaaaaaattaaggcaGGCACAATAACCGCATTTCACTGAAGATAAGTTGAACATTGCCCTCCTACGAGTATCACTATACAACTTTTGGTGATAGATTCAACAAGATAGAGCTATTTAGAAGTTTTGAAAGAGTCTTGGTGCCTCCATTTTAAATGTTCCACAAAACACACAAGTTCAGTTAGCCCTACAACTAtgatttcagaaaaaaaaaaaaaaaagggaaaattaaaagtaaaactGATTAAGCTGAAACCTTTTGAACTAATGACAAACCGAAATTAGTGACAAGTTCAAAAAAGAGAGAACAAACAATAATTTATCATATCAAATGAATGCCTGCGTGAAATTAGGATATATAGTTACCAAGGGCCTCCTAACATCTGAAGATGAAAGACCTAGGCTCCTTCTCAAGGCTTCCTTGTTTTCTGCTTTCCCTTGAAGATCATTTGCATTGTACTGGACTTCAAGAAATGAGTCAGTGGCAGGATTCCATGTATCAGTGTCAATGCCATTTAGAATACCAAAGAACTTTTTGGAGTGGACAGAAAGAGTTGAATGGAGGCCATGTCCTCCCTGCATTTTGTGCAATGAAATCGCTCATGAGAACAACTTTTATTAAGATTGAAAAGTTACCAAGAGAACAAATGCACTAGTTTAGGTGAATGCATCTGAATGGTTTTATATCTCTAACAATCCATTTTGGGAGCCATCCTTTCACAGTAAAAGGAGAGTGAAATAGATACAATAGTAGGACAAGATGTAATTCGCAGTTATGCTGGTACGAACATATGTGCTTGCCTTATTccatattaattaaaaacaaatggATATTTAAATAAAGCACAAGAGCAAGAAATGAAGCATACCTCTGCAGTTCTCACTTCTTGGGCGTAAGTAGGAGACACTGTTGTCACAATGTTTGAGAAAACAATTCCACCCTAACCATTGGAAGGTAAACATATTACTTATATCTGCTGGCACATAGTATAAtagatgatattttttttactatACCTTGACAGAATTGACTCTATCATGTGCTGAGTTGTCCTGCATTCTATCAGGTCTGTTTAAATGGTGGGAATGAAGACCACATGATTCCAACTCGGAAGCTGCTGCAGACCCTTGATACTCAAAGTTGTGACATGTAAAACATATCCTAGCTGAATTTAATCCTTTTGGGACATATATATCCCAATATAAAGGAGCCTagcaagaaataaaaaaacaaataaaaataaagaattgtATAAGTTACTCAAAGAAAAATTTGATAGCACATACAATGAACGCTGTCTGCCAGTCATGGCAATGAATGATATCTGGCTTCTTGCCAGCATGAAGAAGAAACTCAAGAGCTGCACGACTAAAATATGAAAATCGTCTGAAATCATCATGTTCGCCATAAAAATTTCCTCTCCAAAAGAACTTATCAGGATGCTGAGGCTCAATGAAATAAACAGGAAGACCTGCATAGTCAACTGGAAGTTACTAAACCAGATAACGACATTAAATTAAAACGGAAGATTTAATTCTTAAGTGTTAACCTTCAATAGTGCCAACCcagattttatttttgaataattGACCATCAAAGTATGACTCTATCACTACATCCAAAACCTGCAAGAATAATCGAATTATTACAAATAGTTCAAGATACTAACTATCAAGAATCTATCGACATATTTGATTATTTTCCTAATAAAATGCATACCCTAAAGTCACGGATGCGGTCATATTGAATACAATCATATTTGGGCAGCACAATTTCAACAAGGTGTCCTTTCTTTTGCAATGCTTTACCTAGACCACTGACAACATCCCCCAAACCACCAACCTGTAACAGAAATAACTTAATCTAAACATTAGTATGCCATGTGAAATAGGCATTAGTTGAAAGAAGAATATTTGGCATGATCCTAGAAGAAGCAAAAAGGAAATGGTATAATGAAGTAATCAAATAACAGAGGTCATGTCAACTTTAAGTAGAAGGAATACTCCTAGACATTCCctccagaaaaaaaaagatcCACCGATGCCAAAAGAACTATCCCATCCGAGAGTAAATGCAGTGACAGAATCTACTAGCTTCCTTAAGGGAATCTTTCAAATGAACAATCCTTCTAGGATAGTATTGACTTCAAGTGGTTGATAAAGTACCCTTAAGGATTTTCGCAGTTCAGCCTGACCAAATGTTTCATGAAACTACAAACTTCATATACATCCAAAGGACCTGGCACTTTCCATGTCAaaccaaaacccaaaaaaagatCAATACGCATTTCAACCATGAGGCCACGATAGCTTCTGTACCGAGAGGCATCAATAGGCAGTTAGACTAGGATACGAAGACAGTAATTTGTAATTAGGAAGACAGTTATTTGTGTTTTATGTTTTGCAGTGTAACTAGGAAGACAATTATTTTTAACTGGGAAgacaatttttatgtttatattTATGGTGAAGTATTTTATGTTTAAATCCAGAATTCTTTTCCTAGTATTTATGGTGAAGTATTTTATGTTTGTGCAATCTTGAGCCTAACATGCTCCCTGGTCCATGCACTTCCATAATGAAAATAGAGCACCACTTCCACAGATACAGAGCAAGTATCTACAATGGAAACCCTCCCCATGCTGACAAGGAAATACAGGTCTGAGATAATAACTTTGACTACTACCTATGCATCAGCATCAGCATATATATTTCAAATAGACCAATATAAATGAATCTTAAGAACTGAAACAACCAACTCCAGTAACTCTTTTACTCATTACATAGTTAATTTTTCCAAAAGCTTACATCTGTGACTTATGTGAACACACCTGCTAATATGCACTAGTATGTGGACCACAGAATAGAGTGATCATAACATAAATCACAACTGAAAAATACACCTGAAATATTTTTTGCACTTAAATCTTGAATgtctaatattttattaaacaaGTCACATTCTAAATGGGTGTGACACAATATAAGTTTACAGAATATTCTTAATTGTGTTCTATTTATTTTCCAGAAATATTTCAACAATTGACAATAAAAAAGATACAAGTTGTGTTTTATGGGTGTCTGAGAATTTATTCCAATACATAAGTCAGACTTAGTAGTACCCCCTATTTAAATAGAGTAAGATGGACTTGCATGCTTCTTTAGGATTCCAGTAAGGGTTATAATAGTCAACATTCATGCTGTAGGGGAGGGGATGaaatcatatttaaataataaaaaactttaGGAATTGGATAATACGAGGTCATATAAATAAAACATAGGGATAAGGATACAATGAGTGCACCTTAGCTACTGGTGCCATCTCTGCCGCAATATGAATCACATATAATCCTGGACTGTAAACaaaaaataaggaatacatAAGATGATGGAAGATAAATTCATATAGTGAATTACCATTAAAAGGTAGTACCTTGTTACAGATGACGTAAGCCCAAGAAATGCAGTAATAACCTCATGTTCACTCTGTTCTTTGCAAGCCATATATACATCCCTAATACGCTTGTCTCTCTTCCACACCTTTTCTCTCAAAAGCTTTGCATCATCTActgatattttattttcaagtgCCCAACCATCAATTAGAAGCAATAATTGACTCCAAAATTCCCATGGCATATCTTCCACTGGTTCATCCACTTCCTTTCCCCTGCTTTCTACTTTCAAGGTATCAAGTGTATCTTGAAATTCCTTCACTGACTGTTGATACATTTGAATATAAGAGCTTATCTCTTCATCTGATTTTTGAAGACGGTCCTCCAATAGATTTATCTTTTGTTGCATTAGCTGACTGTATTTTTGCAATTTTTCAGATGATAGCTTATAGATATTAGCTTCTTCAAGGGATGCCTCCAATTTATCAACCTTCTTTTGAAGATCCTGATTTTGTTGCAGCGCTATAATAGCTTGATCAGCTTGTTTGGTTGCTGTATCTAGCAAGAATTGCAAATTTTCAACCTTATCCCATAAACCCTTGCATTCAACTCTAAGTGTAGACAGCTCAGAAACATCTTCCTCAGATGTTGAGAGTTTTGATTCCAACTCCTTTAAGGCTGACTCCAAAGATGACCTTTCCTTTTCCAATACCACTAAACGCTCATCATTGTTTTTTACTTCATCACGCTGTGTTTTCAATGATTCTATTGCATTCTTCAAAGTGCCATTTTCTT
This window harbors:
- the LOC130710260 gene encoding sm-like protein LSM5; amino-acid sequence: MASNPSQLLPSELIDRCIGSKIWVIMKGDKELVGTLRGFDVYVNMVLEDVTEYEITAEGRRITKLDQILLNGNNIAILVPGGSPDPE
- the LOC130711760 gene encoding probable starch synthase 4, chloroplastic/amyloplastic, which gives rise to MASKLTTCFLCWNLTAFNCNHRNAAAPVVRFPFPPASCKMRHRALSSQNKKQQQIKKAQPSTPNPNQQDDSELNTPSSAGNAGSSVPNLNTEDDDDDDDDSDAVDNTMALVNIDGVEQAEKSVSSGQLEDLLGMIRDAEKNILLLNQSRVRTLEDLEKILAEKEALQREISVLEMRVAETDAWMKVATQEKIHVEQLEGQLEKLRDELTHKGSSAEGRNAEFQDLQNGDLSDAYHISHIDHIHSLTEELNSLREENGTLKNAIESLKTQRDEVKNNDERLVVLEKERSSLESALKELESKLSTSEEDVSELSTLRVECKGLWDKVENLQFLLDTATKQADQAIIALQQNQDLQKKVDKLEASLEEANIYKLSSEKLQKYSQLMQQKINLLEDRLQKSDEEISSYIQMYQQSVKEFQDTLDTLKVESRGKEVDEPVEDMPWEFWSQLLLLIDGWALENKISVDDAKLLREKVWKRDKRIRDVYMACKEQSEHEVITAFLGLTSSVTSPGLYVIHIAAEMAPVAKVGGLGDVVSGLGKALQKKGHLVEIVLPKYDCIQYDRIRDFRVLDVVIESYFDGQLFKNKIWVGTIEGLPVYFIEPQHPDKFFWRGNFYGEHDDFRRFSYFSRAALEFLLHAGKKPDIIHCHDWQTAFIAPLYWDIYVPKGLNSARICFTCHNFEYQGSAAASELESCGLHSHHLNRPDRMQDNSAHDRVNSVKGGIVFSNIVTTVSPTYAQEVRTAEGGHGLHSTLSVHSKKFFGILNGIDTDTWNPATDSFLEVQYNANDLQGKAENKEALRRSLGLSSSDVRRPLVGCITRLVPQKGVHLIRHAIYLTLEMGGQFVLLGSSPVSHIQREFEGIANHFQNHDHIRLILKYDESLSHAIYAASDMFIIPSIFEPCGLTQMIAMRYGAIPIVRKTGGLNDSVFDVDDDAIPSQFRNGFTFLNANEEGLSDALVRALDLYMNNPESWKQLVQKDMNIDFSWESSAAQYVELYLRATSRARALKQA